The proteins below come from a single Eucalyptus grandis isolate ANBG69807.140 chromosome 3, ASM1654582v1, whole genome shotgun sequence genomic window:
- the LOC104447342 gene encoding LOW QUALITY PROTEIN: putative wall-associated receptor kinase-like 16 (The sequence of the model RefSeq protein was modified relative to this genomic sequence to represent the inferred CDS: inserted 2 bases in 2 codons), producing MGGSMLLHRLPLRVVLLLCSLVALCSVVTADVVQTTKPGCANRCGNLTFAYPFGMNDAGDDCYFKEESESFLIFCNDSTDPPTPHMYSKDSNFRVLDISMESHEISVTVFVAKDCYNSSGTSIYNNDPEFALPIFPISSAKNKFIAVGCDTYATFSGRQGSTYMTGCVSSCDNVLDVINGSCSGIGCCETGIPRDAYRYNISVTSYNNHLGISDFNPCGYAFVAQDGFFSFSTDNLREPPFDMVPLVVDWLIPNQTCDDAKKNATTYMCQENSNCTDAENGNGYQCHCLKGFQGNPYLQNGCQDIDECVILQPCVGICTNFPGTYNCSCPKGSRGDGKKDGNGCTPTKRFRSMDIVLVSMSISFLLVLLGVSWLYWGLRERKIRRRREKFFLENGGLLMLQKILSEHEGSIESARIFTDEELKKATDHYHESRILGQGGQGTVYRGILADNTVVAIKKAKILDQSQVEEFINELIILSQINHRNVVKLIGCCFETEVPLLVYEFVTNGTLSDHIHKCGHESTLSWXGRLRIAGETAGALSYLHPXASAQILHRDIKSTNILLDENYTAKVADFGASRLVPLDGTQLTTLVQGTLGYLDPEYLCSSQLTEKNDVYSFGVVLAELLTGLRALSFERAENERNLSLYFASAIKGERLFEIINPMVLNEGNPEEIMEVAMLANRCLRVKGEDRPTMKEVAMELDRLMRVMDRHPWLNRSGDLEEAEHLLGERSSECYGILRSNASGKMIAYVTKCPSKLKVEDETSWQCWSLY from the exons ATGGGTGGATCCATGCTGCTCCATAGACTTCCCTTGAGAGTTGTGCTGCTGTTGTGCTCATTGGTGGCTCTATGCTCAGTAGTTACTGCGGATGTAGTCCAAACAACAAAGCCCGGATGCGCGAACAGATGTGGCAACCTCACCTTCGCGTACCCATTCGGGATGAATGATGCCGGCGACGACTGCTACTTCAAAGAAGAATCAGAGTCTTTCCTCATCTTTTGCAACGACTCGACTGATCCTCCCACTCCTCATATGTACAGTAAAGATTCTAATTTCCGAGTACTCGATATATCTATGGAGAGTCACGAGATTAGTGTAACGGTGTTTGTAGCCAAAGATTGTTATAATTCGTCCGGCACATCCATATACAATAATGATCCTGAGTTCGCTCTTCCCATATTCCCCATATCTTCTGCCAAGAACAAATTTATCGCCGTGGGATGCGACACGTACGCGACCTTTAGCGGCCGACAAGGAAGCACGTATATGACGGGGTGCGTGTCCTCATGCGACAACGTCTTGGACGTGATTAATGGGTCCTGCTCGGGCATCGGTTGCTGCGAGACTGGCATTCCTCGAGACGCCTACCGATACAACATCTCTGTCACTAGCTACAACAATCATCTCGGCATCTCTGATTTCAATCCGTGCGGATACGCTTTCGTTGCCCAAGACGGCTTCTTTAGCTTCTCTACGGACAATCTGCGCGAGCCGCCATTTGATATGGTCCCTCTAGTTGTCGATTGGTTAATTCCAAATCAAACATGCGATGATGCAAAGAAGAATGCAACGACCTACATGTGCCAAGAGAACTCCAATTGTACAGATGCTGAGAATGGAAATGGCTACCAGTGCCACTGCTTGAAGGGTTTTCAAGGGAACCCCTATCTCCAAAATGGTTGTCAAG ATATCGATGAATGTGTGATTTTACAACCCTGCGTTGGAATATGTACGAACTTCCCGGGAACGTATAATTGTTCATGTCCGAAGGGATCCCGAGGAGATGGAAAAAAAGATGGCAACGGTTGTACTCCTACAAAGAGGTTCCGCTCAATGGACATCGTGCTAGTCA GCATGAGCATAAGCTTCCTACTGGTTCTTTTGGGTGTTTCCTGGTTATATTGGGGGCTTCGAGAAAGAAAAATCCGCAGACGGAGAGAGAAATTCTTCCTAGAAAATGGGGGCCTCCTTATGTTGCAGAAAATTCTTTCTGAGCACGAAGGCTCCATTGAATCGGCGAGAATATTCACCGATGAAGAGCTCAAGAAGGCCACGGACCACTACCATGAAAGCCGAATCCTAGGCCAGGGAGGCCAGGGAACTGTATACCGAGGGATCTTAGCAGACAACACGGTTGTCGCCATCAAGAAGGCCAAGATTTTGGACCAAAGTCAGGTTGAAGAATTCATCAACGAGCTGATCATCCTCTCCCAAATTAATCACCGCAATGTGGTTAAGCTAATCGGTTGTTGCTTCGAGACGGAGGTCCCGTTATTAGTCTACGAGTTTGTGACCAATGGCACCCTTTCTGACCACATACACAAGTGCGGCCACGAGTCCACATTATCCT AGGGCCGCCTGCGCATTGCAGGAGAGACCGCAGGTGCGCTTTCATACTTGCACC ATGCATCCGCTCAGATTTTGCACAGAGACATAAAGAGCACAAACATATTGTTGGATGAAAACTACACCGCAAAGGTCGCTGATTTTGGAGCCTCCAGGCTAGTCCCCCTCGACGGCACACAGCTGACCACGCTGGTTCAAGGCACACTTGGGTACTTGGACCCCGAGTACCTCTGCTCGAGCCAGTTGACTGAGAAGAATGATGTCTATAGCTTCGGGGTTGTGTTGGCTGAGTTGCTGACTGGACTGAGGGCCTTGTCCTTCGAGCGGGCCGAGAATGAGAGGAACTTGTCCTTGTATTTTGCTTCTGCAATAAAGGGCGAGAGGCTGTTCGAAATCATCAACCCGATGGTGCTGAACGAGGGGAACCCGGAAGAGATTATGGAAGTTGCGATGCTGGCAAACCGATGCCTGAGAGTGAAAGGCGAAGATCGGCCAACCATGAAGGAAGTGGCAATGGAATTGGACAGACTGATGAGGGTGATGGATAGGCATCCATGGTTGAATCGGAGCGGTGACCTTGAAGAAGCTGAGCATTTGCTTGGTGAGAGATCAAGCGAATGTTATGGCATCCTCAGAAGCAATGCATCAGGAAAGATGATAGCATACGTAACCAAATGTCCTTCGAAATTGAAAGTGGAAGATGAGACGTCATGGCAATGTTGGTCCTTGTactaa